In the genome of Acidimicrobiia bacterium, the window CGATGCAGCCGACGATGTTCCAGGGCGACCCCCCGCCTTCTCCCTGCGCGCCGCTGCGCCCACTCGCCGAGGACGACGTGCGGTTCGTCGGCGACCCCGTGGCGATCGTGGTCGCCGACAGCCGCTACCTCGCCGAGGACGCGTGCGAGCTCGTGGCCGTCGACTACGAGCCCCTCCCACCCGTCGTGGACGCCGAGGGCGCGGCCACCTCGCCCGAGCTCGTGCACGCGGAGCTCGGCTCGAACGTCGCGCTGCGGGTCGCGTCGCCGCCCGATCCCGAGCTCGACTCCACGTTCGAGACCGCGCCGCACGTCGTGACAGAGACGCTCGTCCAGCATCGCCACACCAACGTGCCCATGGAGACTCGCGGCGTCGTCGCCGGGTACACGCCGGCGACCGGCGAGCTCGACGTCTGGATCTCGACCCAGAACCCGCACGAGGTCCGCCAGACGTGCGCTCGAGCGCTCGGCATCCCCGAGCACCTGGTACGGGTCCGGATGGGCGACGTCGGCGGCGGGTTCGGGCAGAAGTACTTCACACCCCGCGACGAGCTGGCCGTCGTCGCCGCGGCCCGTCACCTGGGGCGAACCATCAAATGGATCGAGGACCGCCGCGAGAACCTCCTCGCGGCCAACCACGCGCGCGCCGACCGGGTCACCGTCCGCATGGCCTTCGACGACGAGGGCCGCATCCTCGCCGTGCACCTCGACCATCTCGAGGACTGCGGGGCCTATCCGGTCGGCGGCACCGGTGGCACGGGCCCGTTCATGGCCATGCTGTTCCCGGGTCCGTACCGGATCCCGCGGCTTGGCTACACGAGCACGGCGGTGTGGACGAACACCTGCGGCCGGGGCGCGTATCGAGGCCCCTGGATGCTCGAGACCGTCGCCCGCGAGGAGATGATCGACCTCGCGGCGCGTGCGATCGGCGTCGATCCGCTCGAGCTCCGCCGACGCAACTGCCTGCGGGCCGACGAGCTGCCGGTCACCACCGTCGGGGGCCTGGTCCTCGACCACGTGACCCCGAGCGAGACGTTGGAGCAGGCGGCCGACCTGATCGGCTACGACGAGTTCCGGGCCGAGCAGGCGCGGGCCGCGTTGGAGGGCCGCCTGCTCGGCGTGGGATTCGGGCTCTACGTCGAGCCGACGAGCGTGGCCTCGGGGAGCCTCGGGACCGAGACCGCCACGGTGCGCGTGCAGCCCAGCGGGACGGTGACCGTCCACCTCGGGACGGGATCCCACGGGCAGAGCGTGGAGACGACGATGGCGCAGGTCGTGGCCGAGTATCTCGGCGTGGAGCTCGAGGCGGTCACCGTCGTCCAGGGCGACACCGCCAGCAGCCCGTTCGGTGGTGGGACCGGCGGGAGCCGGACCGCGGTCGTGGCCGGCGGCGCGGCGCGCGACGCCGCGCTCGTGGTGCGGGAGAAGGCACTGCAGATCGCCGCCCATCTGCTCGAGGCCGCGCCGGAGGACCTCGAAGTCCAAGCGGGGAGCGTCACGGTGCGCGGCACGCCGACCCGCGGCGTTGCGCTCGCCGAGATCGCCCGGGTGGCGATGAACTCGCCGCTCGAGCTGCCGCCGGGGATGACGCCGGGGCTCGAGGCCACCGCGAGCTACCAGGCGCCGCCGATCACGTGGTCGAACGCGTGCCACGCCTGCACGGTCGAGGTTGACCCAGCGGCGGCCACGGTCGAGGTCCAGCGCTACGTGGTCAGCGAGGACTGCGGGGTGATGATCAACCCGATGGTCGTCGAGGGCCAGATCGCCGGCGGTGTCGTGCAGGGGCTCGGCGGGGTGCTGTACGAGCACTTCGTGTACGACGACGACGGGAATCCACTGACGACGACCTTCCTCGACTACCTCGTGCCGACGTCGACCGAGGTGCCGATGATCGAGTACGGGCACATCGAGACGCGGTCACCGACGCCTGGGGGCCACAAGGGCATGGGCGAGGGCGGGGCCATCGGCTCGCCGCCGTGCGTGTTCAACGCCGTCGCCGACGCGCTGGCCGTGCGCGGCAAGCGCATCACCGACCAGCCGCTCACCCCGAGCCGTATCCTCGACGCGTTGACGGGCTGATCGGCGCCCGACGGTCAGGGCCGGCCGTCGGCGTTCCGGACCCGGTAGACGCAGCGGGCGTCACCGGCCATCAGGTGCTGGGTCCGCTCGACCACGACGTCCGGCCCGAGCACGGCGCGGAACAGGTCGAGTTCGCCCCGGCACAGCCCGGAGCATGCGGCCGCGGCGCTGCAGACCGGACAGTGGTGTTCCACCAGCAGGAGGTCGGCCCCATCGCGTCGGGTCTCGGCCATGTAGCCCTCGGCCGTGCGCTGTCGCGTCAGGGCCGCCACCCGCTGGCGCAGCGGCGCCGCCGCCGGCGAGGGCACGACGCCTCGGTAGGCCGCGAGCTGACGCGCCGAGCGCGCCGCGACGACGGCGTCCAGGCCGTCGTCGCCGACCGCCTCTCTGATGGCGGCCAGCAGCTCGACGGTCAGGTCTCCATGCCGGTCGGGGAACAGCTCCGCGGCGAGGGGGGTGAGCGCCCACTCGATGGCGGGTCGACCCCGTCCGCCGCTCGCTCGCCCTCGCCGCTCCGCGAGGCCGTGGGCGGCCAGGCCCTCGAGGTGCTGGCGCACCGCGGCCTCGGTGAGCCCGAGGCCGCCCGCCAGCTCCGGGACGGTGGCGGTGTTCACGCGCTTCAGGCGCTCCAGCACCCGGCGCTTGGCGTCGGTGAGACCGGCGGGCACCCGACGACCCTAGCGACTTTCGCAAGTGAGGTCTTGACGAACACGGGGGGCTGGACGACTATGACAAGCGATGCCTTCCGAAAATGGATCCCGGGTGCTCGCCGGATCGGCGGCCGCCCTGCGGGCGGAGGGCCGCCTGCTCACGAAGCTGGGCCGCCTGCCGGTCGTCGTGGTCTGGCACGAGGGGCGGGCGTTCGCCCTCGAGGACCGCTGTCCACACATGGGCTTCCCGCTCCACCGCGGCACCTGCGAGGCCGGGCTCCTGACCTGTCACTGGCACCACGCCCGCTTCGACTTGGCGTCCGGGAGCACCCTCGACCGGTGGGCTGACGACGCCCGCGCCTTCGACGTCGAGGTCCGCGACGACGAGGTCTGGGTCTCGTCGAGGTCGAACCCCGAAGACGTGGAGCACCTCCAGCGCCGGCTCCGCGAGGGGCTCGAGGACGGTCTCACCCTCGTCATCGCGAAGGCCGTGCTCGGCCTCGTCGACGCTGGCGTCGAGCCGGCGGCCCTCGTGCGCACCGGTCTCGAGTTCGGGGCCCGGAACCGGGCTGCCGGGTGGGGCGCCGGCCTCACGGTCCTCGTCGCGATGGCCAACGTCCTCGACCACCTTGACCCCGACGACCGGGCGGCCGCGCTCATTCACGCGCTGGTCTTCGTGTCGACCGACACGCGCGGCCACCCACCCCGCTTCGACGTCCCTCCCCTCGCCACGGAGGCGCTGACCGCGCCGCGGCTCGCCGAGTGGTATCGGCGATTCGTGGACACGCGGTCCGCCGGCGCCGCCGAGCGAGTCCTCGTCACCGCGCTCGCCGACGCCATGCCCGCCGAGGACGCCGAGTCGATGCTCTTCGCGGCGGTGACCGACCACATCTTCGTCGACGGCGGCCACACCCTCGACTTCACGAACAAGGCGCTCGAGGCGGTCGCGG includes:
- a CDS encoding MarR family transcriptional regulator — encoded protein: MPAGLTDAKRRVLERLKRVNTATVPELAGGLGLTEAAVRQHLEGLAAHGLAERRGRASGGRGRPAIEWALTPLAAELFPDRHGDLTVELLAAIREAVGDDGLDAVVAARSARQLAAYRGVVPSPAAAPLRQRVAALTRQRTAEGYMAETRRDGADLLLVEHHCPVCSAAAACSGLCRGELDLFRAVLGPDVVVERTQHLMAGDARCVYRVRNADGRP
- a CDS encoding xanthine dehydrogenase family protein molybdopterin-binding subunit, whose translation is MTAPAAGRFVGQAVRRREDPRLLTGHGTFVDDVVLPGMLHAAFVRSDLPRARITGVDGRAARAFPGVHAVLTGADLNPGVGSMQPTMFQGDPPPSPCAPLRPLAEDDVRFVGDPVAIVVADSRYLAEDACELVAVDYEPLPPVVDAEGAATSPELVHAELGSNVALRVASPPDPELDSTFETAPHVVTETLVQHRHTNVPMETRGVVAGYTPATGELDVWISTQNPHEVRQTCARALGIPEHLVRVRMGDVGGGFGQKYFTPRDELAVVAAARHLGRTIKWIEDRRENLLAANHARADRVTVRMAFDDEGRILAVHLDHLEDCGAYPVGGTGGTGPFMAMLFPGPYRIPRLGYTSTAVWTNTCGRGAYRGPWMLETVAREEMIDLAARAIGVDPLELRRRNCLRADELPVTTVGGLVLDHVTPSETLEQAADLIGYDEFRAEQARAALEGRLLGVGFGLYVEPTSVASGSLGTETATVRVQPSGTVTVHLGTGSHGQSVETTMAQVVAEYLGVELEAVTVVQGDTASSPFGGGTGGSRTAVVAGGAARDAALVVREKALQIAAHLLEAAPEDLEVQAGSVTVRGTPTRGVALAEIARVAMNSPLELPPGMTPGLEATASYQAPPITWSNACHACTVEVDPAAATVEVQRYVVSEDCGVMINPMVVEGQIAGGVVQGLGGVLYEHFVYDDDGNPLTTTFLDYLVPTSTEVPMIEYGHIETRSPTPGGHKGMGEGGAIGSPPCVFNAVADALAVRGKRITDQPLTPSRILDALTG